In one Bombus fervidus isolate BK054 chromosome 16, iyBomFerv1, whole genome shotgun sequence genomic region, the following are encoded:
- the Hzg gene encoding CTD small phosphatase herzog isoform X1, producing the protein MDASSIITQVSRDDELGQFNNGKAQLPQENEVNSTGSASGKKPRGRGLLRSLLCCLGRGRGSSSKSSKTSSLQGDGHGSPSLRTGSPRFLLPPVRHQDMHKKCMVIDLDETLVHSSFKPINNADFVVPVEIDGTVHQVYVLKRPYVDEFLQRMGELYECVLFTASLAKYADPVADLLDRWGVFRARLFRESCVYHRGNYVKDLNKLGRDLQQIIIVDNSPASYIFHPDNAVPVASWFDDMTDSELLDLIPFFEKLSNVENIYTVLCNSNHPYNQVPPAVQNSPSPGSGSLGAS; encoded by the exons ATGGACGCATCGTCCATTATCACCCAAGTGTCGCGGGATGACGAGCTAGGCCAATTTAATAATGGGAAAG CTCAGTTACCACAAGAGAATGAAGTGAACAGCACCGGTTCAGCCAGTGGCAAAAAGCCAAGAGGGCGTGGGCTTCTGCGATCTCTACTTTGTTGCCTCGGTAGAGGACGTGGAAGTAGTTCTAAAAGTTCAAAGACAAGCTCGTTACAAGGCGATGGACATGGTTCTCCATCCTTAAGGACTGGATCCCCAAGGTTCCTTCTCCCACCTGTCAGACATCAGGATATGCACAAGAAGTGCATGGTGATTGATTTGGATGAAACACTAGTGCATAGTTCTTTCAAACCAATCAACAATGCCGATTTTGTTGTTCCTGTAGAGATTGATGGGACAGTGCATCAAGTGTATGTTTTAAAGAGGCCTTATGTGGATGAATTCTTACAGAGAATGGGTGAACTGTACGAGTGTGTATTGTTCACAGCAAGTTTGGCTAAG TATGCTGATCCAGTAGCAGATCTGCTTGACAGATGGGGAGTGTTTAGAGCAAGACTGTTTAGAGAATCTTGTGTTTATCACAGAGGAAATTATGttaaagatttaaataaactaGGGCGGGATTTACagcaaattattattgttgataATAGCCCTGCCAGTTACATTTTCCATCCAGATAATGCA gTACCAGTGGCATCATGGTTTGATGATATGACAGATTCAGAACTATTAGATCTAATTCCATTTTTCGAGAAGCTCAGTAAtgtggaaaatatttatacagtcTTGTGCAATAGTAATCATCCTTATAATCAAGTACCTCCAGCTGTACAGAATAGTCCAAGCCCAGGGTCAGGTTCACTTGGCGCTTCCTAG
- the Hzg gene encoding CTD small phosphatase herzog isoform X2 produces MFLSHFLKLSKYMLIEIFYYPKNAQLPQENEVNSTGSASGKKPRGRGLLRSLLCCLGRGRGSSSKSSKTSSLQGDGHGSPSLRTGSPRFLLPPVRHQDMHKKCMVIDLDETLVHSSFKPINNADFVVPVEIDGTVHQVYVLKRPYVDEFLQRMGELYECVLFTASLAKYADPVADLLDRWGVFRARLFRESCVYHRGNYVKDLNKLGRDLQQIIIVDNSPASYIFHPDNAVPVASWFDDMTDSELLDLIPFFEKLSNVENIYTVLCNSNHPYNQVPPAVQNSPSPGSGSLGAS; encoded by the exons ATGTTCCTCTCCCATTTCTTAAAACTGTCAAAATATATGCTTATAGAAATATTCTACTATCCTAAAAATG CTCAGTTACCACAAGAGAATGAAGTGAACAGCACCGGTTCAGCCAGTGGCAAAAAGCCAAGAGGGCGTGGGCTTCTGCGATCTCTACTTTGTTGCCTCGGTAGAGGACGTGGAAGTAGTTCTAAAAGTTCAAAGACAAGCTCGTTACAAGGCGATGGACATGGTTCTCCATCCTTAAGGACTGGATCCCCAAGGTTCCTTCTCCCACCTGTCAGACATCAGGATATGCACAAGAAGTGCATGGTGATTGATTTGGATGAAACACTAGTGCATAGTTCTTTCAAACCAATCAACAATGCCGATTTTGTTGTTCCTGTAGAGATTGATGGGACAGTGCATCAAGTGTATGTTTTAAAGAGGCCTTATGTGGATGAATTCTTACAGAGAATGGGTGAACTGTACGAGTGTGTATTGTTCACAGCAAGTTTGGCTAAG TATGCTGATCCAGTAGCAGATCTGCTTGACAGATGGGGAGTGTTTAGAGCAAGACTGTTTAGAGAATCTTGTGTTTATCACAGAGGAAATTATGttaaagatttaaataaactaGGGCGGGATTTACagcaaattattattgttgataATAGCCCTGCCAGTTACATTTTCCATCCAGATAATGCA gTACCAGTGGCATCATGGTTTGATGATATGACAGATTCAGAACTATTAGATCTAATTCCATTTTTCGAGAAGCTCAGTAAtgtggaaaatatttatacagtcTTGTGCAATAGTAATCATCCTTATAATCAAGTACCTCCAGCTGTACAGAATAGTCCAAGCCCAGGGTCAGGTTCACTTGGCGCTTCCTAG
- the Glg1 gene encoding Golgi apparatus protein 1 has product MEHKTNIRSILFVIFLHLSVLNCTHLTKTYFKDEITNNGDNIPRISWLFSNSADSSIRIKRASIIKLNEDSLLKSMNIKCRQNLNRLCGDITKNNDELMLLECIQSFKPTEVSGIDDECRQAIWDYILNVTGNSNIERLARRTCGKELDSLDCTAFGNKHGAYLSCLIDQREKVKNPQCIAYIQRLEWIAFSDFRIITPFSSDCENDIKKFKCDKVQPYRDISQGQILACLQEHVNELQLQCKRHILHVSEIQAENINLDRQLYLACEEDHTRFCPNIRPGSGQVYKCLMQHKTDRSMTAMCQEQLARRGKLIASDYRVSKGLVKACKDDIKSNHCRRSVFEDKNIRLAQILLCLESAAKNGSKIDNNCQAEMFDHRKLLMEDYRLSPEIVDGCANDITAFCNSLEVGGATIHCLMEHTRTRKRKSRISSKCQRALEDLIMEADAGEDWRIDPVLKEQCELIANVVCKNVQGGDARMISCLMEQLGTDKMTEACETALVQIQYFVARDFKLDPQLYRACKYDATHLCHARNAWASDGKQMDPERGPLVLPCLYRHVYHPQKNMTLRTECLEEIRRVMRQRAVNVDLQPEIEEVCLTELASFCYDKTAKGEEILCLQDNLERLSRNCKLAVGNFTEEQAERVELNPIISAACYHIIERHCEEVLKYGKDEGDMMECLIEHKNDIEVRSDYKCKAAVEHFQLISLKNYHFTYKFKEACRPSVKRWCPKSKTKAEVIECLSTKVQEDIIKDTQHHITKECRQQLKAQLYQQRENIQFDPILQAQCTNDIKQYCYDLEPGNSQILECLAAHKSKLTDACHKQLFKVRKQEFQDSSSDFTLLNNCRAMVRQFCHDISRSQALDCLKKYKDEPTFDDKCKSIVIRRMIEQNTDYRFNTALQIACSYDINKHCKEVLLNEPTDKELEGKVIRCLKIKFRESKLLIKCEHQMTNILREAALNYHLNPLLATMCAHEIETVCKADDNDPGAVEECLKMEFNAGNRDMKEECRLEIADLIEQTRADINVDPLLQKACAVDVSKYCSDVPQGAGRHIMCLQNVLEDSNKSLQPDCYKMLTTRIEMFRNAAKLIGPNSIQELYSTVNQSPARRYFMIIALTMIGLIFITGLFCGRVTRRTMLMKNK; this is encoded by the exons ATGGAACATAAGACAAACATAAGAAGCATTTTATTTGTGATTTTTCTACACTTGTCGGTGCTAAATTGTACTCACTTGACGAAAACTTATTTTAAAgatgaaattacaaataatggTGACAATATTCCAAGAATCAGTTGGTTATTTAGCAATTCTGCTGACAGTTCGATTAGGATTAAAAGAGCCAGCATAATCAAGTTAAACGAAGATAGTTTATTAAAATCTATGAATATTAAGTGTCGACAAAATTTGAATCGCCTGTGCGGTgatattactaaaaataacGACGAATTAATGCTGTTAGAATGTATTCAaagttttaag cCAACTGAAGTATCTGGTATTGATGATGAATGCCGACAAGCAATCTGGGACTATATCTTAAATGTTACAGGTAACTCAAATATAGAACGTTTAGCTAGAAGAACCTGTGGCAAAGAGTTAGATTCATTGGATTGCACTGCTTTTGGTAATAAACATGGAGCATATCTTTCATGTTTAATTgatcaaagagaaaaagtaaaaaatccTCAATGCATTGCATATATCCAAAGGTTAGAATGGATTGCATTCAGTGATTTTAGGATTATAACACCATTTTCTTCAGATTgtgaaaatgatattaaaaaattcaaatgtgACAAGGTACAACCTTACAGAGACATATCCCAAGGACAAATATTAGCTTGTTTACAAGAACATGTTAATGAACTTCAACTTCAATGTAAAAGACATATACTTCATGTATCTGAAATACAAGCAGAAAATATCAACTTAGAccgacaattgtatttagCTTGTGAAGAAGACCATACTAGATTTTGTCCAAATATTAGACCAGGAAGTGGTCAAGTATATAAGTGTTTAATGCAACACAAAACAGATAGATCTATGACAGCAATGTGCCAAGAACAGCTTGCAAGACGAGGGAAATTAATTGCATCTGATTATAGAGTTAGTAAAGGATTAGTTAAAGCTTGTAAAGATGACATTAAAAGTAATCATTGTAGAAGATCTGTGTTTGAAGATAAAAACATAAGACTTGCACAAATTCTTCTTTGTTTGGAATCTGCAGCAAAAAATGGTagtaaaattgataataacTGTCAAGCTGAAATGTTTGatcatagaaaacttttaatGGAAGATTATAGATTATCCCCTGAGATAGTTGATGGTTGTGCTAATGATATTACAGCATTTTGTAATAGTTTAGAAGTTGGTGGTGCAACAATTCATTGCTTGATGGAGCATACAAGAAcaagaaagaggaaatcgaGAATATCTAGTAAATGTCAGAGAGCG ttaGAGGATCTAATTATGGAAGCTGATGCTGGAGAAGATTGGAGAATTGATCCTGTTTTAAAGGAACAGTGTGAATTAATTGCAAATGTAGTTTgcaaaaat GTACAGGGAGGTGATGCCAGAATGATATCCTGTTTAATGGAACAACTTGGTACAGACAAAATGACAGAAGCTTGTGAAACTGCTTTAGTTCAGATACAATATTTTGTAGCTAGAGATTTCAAACTAGATCCCCAATTGTACAGAGCATGTAAATATGATGCAACACATCTATGTCATGCAAGAAATGCATGGGCTAGTGATGGAAAACAAATGGATCCAGAAAGAGGACCTCTTGTTTTACCATGTTTATATAGACATGTGTATCATCCTCAAAAGAATATGACA TTAAGAACAGAATGTCTTGAAGAAATTAGACGCGTTATGAGGCAAAGAGCAGTAAATGTTGATTTACAACCTGAAATTGAGGAAGTGTGTCTGACTGAGTTAGCATCATTTTGTTATGACAAAACAgcaaaaggagaagaaatatTATGTCTTCAAGATAATTTAGAACG TTTAAGCAGAAATTGCAAATTAGCAGTCGGCAATTTTACGGAAGAACAAGCAGAACGTGTTGAATTGAATCCAATAATTTCTGCTGCATGTTACCATATCATAGAGCGTCATTGTGAg gAAGTATTAAAATATGGTAAAGATGAAGGTGATATGATGGAATGTTTAATAGAACACAAAAATGATATAGAAGTACGATCTGATTATAAATGTAAAGCAGCAGTGGAACACTTCCAATTgatatcattaaaaaattatcactTTACCTATAAATTTAAAGAGGCTTGTAGACCATCTGTTAAAAGATGGTGTCCAAA atcTAAAACTAAGGCAGAAGTAATAGAATGTTTAAGTACAAAAGTGCaagaagatataataaaagatactCAGCATCACATAACAAAAGAATGTAGACAACAGTTAAAAGCACAGCTTTATCAACAAAGAGAAAACATTCAGTTTGATCCTATCTTACAGGCACAATGTACAAATGATATTAAACAGTATTGTTATGATCTTGAACCAGGAAATTCTCAG ATTCTCGAATGTTTAGCGGCACACAAGTCAAAATTAACAGATGCGTGtcataaacaattatttaaagtgAGGAAACAAGAATTCCAAGACAGTTCAAGCGATTTcactttattaaataattgccGAGCGATGGTAAGGCAATTCTGCCATGATATAAGTCGTTCACAAGCGTtagattgtttaaaaaaatataaagatgaaCCAACGTTTGATGATAAATGCAAAAGTATTGTTATTCGAAGAATGATTGAACAAAACACAGACTACAGATTTAATACTGCATTACAAATTGCATGTTCTTATGATATTAATAAGCATTGTAAAGAG GTTTTATTAAATGAACCTACCGATAAAGAACTCGAAGGAAAAGTTATAAggtgtttaaaaattaaatttcgagagtcaaaacttttaataaaatgtgaaCACCAAATGACTAACATACTTAGAGAAGCAGctttaaattatcatttaaatCCATTATTAGCCACAATGTGTGCACATGAG ATTGAAACAGTTTGTAAAGCAGATGACAATGATCCAGGAGCTGTAGAAGAATGTTtgaaaatggaatttaatGCTGGAAATAGAGATATGAAAGAAGAATGTCGCCTTGAAATTGCTGACTTAATAGAACAAACAAGAGCAGATATCAATGTAGATCCATTATTACAGAAAGCATGTGCCGTCGATGTCAGTAAATACTGTAGTGATGTTCCTCAAGGCGCAGGGAGGC aTATCATGTGTTTACAAAATGTATTAGAAGACAGTAATAAATCTCTACAACCTGATTGCTATAAGATGTTAACTACAAGGATCGAAATGTTCAGAAATGCAGCTAAG ttAATTGGACCAAATTCAATCCAGGAATTGTATTCAACGGTAAATCAGTCTCCTGCAAGACGATATTTCATGATTATCGCGTTAACAATGATCGGCTTAATTTTCATCACCGGCTTATTTTGTGGGAGAGTAACAAGACGAacaatgttaatgaaaaataagtgA